One genomic segment of Bradyrhizobium prioriisuperbiae includes these proteins:
- the topA gene encoding type I DNA topoisomerase — MNIVIVESPAKAKTINKYLGSSYEVLASFGHVRDLPAKNGSVDPESNFKMIWEVDPKAASRMNDIARAVKGADKLILATDPDREGEAISWHVLEVLKEKRALKDQPIERVVFNAITKQAVTDAMKHPRQIDGALVDAYMARRALDYLVGFNLSPVLWRKLPGARSAGRVQSVALRVVCDRELEIEKFVPREYWSLLATLSTPRGDSFEARLVGADGKKIQRLDIGTGAEAEDLKKAIEAANFTVATVEAKPARRNPYAPFTTSTLQQEASRKLGFAPAITMRIAQRLYEGINLGGETTGLITYMRTDGVQIADEAIAEARKVIGEDYGKDYVPGAPRQYQTKAKNAQEAHEAIRPTDLSRRPRDLAGKLDSDQAKLYELIWLRTIASQMESAELERTTVDITAKAGARTLELRATGQVVKFDGFLALYQEGIDDAGDDDDSRRLPAMSEGEALKREALAVNQHFTEPPPRFSEASLVKRMEELGIGRPSTYASIIQVLKDRGYVKLEKKRLYGEDKGRVVIAFLENFFARYVEFDFTANLEEQLDRVSNNEISWQEVLKDFWRDFIAAVDGIKDVRVSEVLDVLDEMLGPHIYAPREDGGDPRQCPTCGTGKLNLKAGKFGAFVGCSNYPECRYTRPLASSGEGGGDRVLGQDPETGFDVAVKSGRFGPYIQLGEPKNYGEDEKPKRAGIPKGMSPGDVEFELALKLLSLPREVGLHPEDGEPIKAGIGRFGPYVQHIKTYASLEAGDEVYTIGLNRAVALIADKIAKGPSKRRFGADPGKPIGEHPEHGTVAVKSGRYGAYVTANGINATIPSDKTPETITIGEAIALIDERAAKGGGGKAKRAAPKKAAKPKKAAAKAAATDASTEPKKPAAKPAAKAKAATKATKPREAAAPKAVKAAPKPVAKKAAGKARG; from the coding sequence ATGAATATCGTTATTGTCGAGTCGCCCGCAAAGGCCAAGACGATTAATAAGTATTTGGGCTCCTCCTACGAGGTTCTGGCCTCTTTCGGCCATGTCCGGGACCTTCCGGCCAAGAACGGATCGGTCGATCCGGAGTCGAATTTCAAGATGATCTGGGAGGTCGACCCCAAGGCGGCCAGCCGGATGAACGACATTGCCCGCGCCGTGAAGGGCGCCGACAAGCTGATCCTGGCAACCGACCCCGATCGCGAGGGCGAAGCCATCTCCTGGCACGTGCTGGAGGTCCTGAAGGAAAAGCGAGCCCTGAAGGACCAGCCGATCGAGCGCGTGGTCTTCAACGCCATCACCAAGCAGGCCGTCACCGACGCCATGAAACACCCGCGCCAGATCGATGGTGCGCTGGTCGACGCCTATATGGCGCGCCGCGCACTGGACTATCTGGTCGGCTTCAACCTTTCCCCCGTGCTCTGGCGCAAGCTGCCGGGCGCGCGTTCGGCCGGCCGGGTGCAATCGGTCGCGCTGCGGGTGGTCTGCGACCGCGAGCTCGAAATCGAAAAATTCGTGCCGCGCGAATACTGGTCGCTGCTCGCCACCCTGTCGACGCCGCGCGGCGACAGTTTTGAGGCCCGCCTGGTCGGCGCCGACGGCAAGAAGATCCAGCGCCTCGACATCGGAACCGGCGCGGAAGCCGAGGACCTGAAAAAGGCAATCGAGGCCGCGAACTTCACCGTGGCCACGGTGGAAGCCAAGCCCGCCCGTCGCAATCCCTATGCGCCCTTCACCACCTCGACGCTGCAGCAGGAGGCGAGCCGCAAGCTCGGCTTCGCGCCCGCGATCACCATGCGGATCGCACAGCGCCTGTATGAAGGCATCAATCTCGGTGGCGAAACCACCGGCCTCATTACTTATATGCGAACCGACGGCGTGCAGATCGCCGACGAAGCGATCGCCGAGGCCCGCAAGGTCATCGGCGAGGATTACGGCAAGGATTACGTGCCGGGCGCGCCGCGCCAGTATCAGACCAAGGCCAAGAACGCGCAGGAAGCCCACGAAGCCATCCGCCCGACCGACCTGTCGCGCCGTCCGCGCGATCTGGCCGGGAAACTCGATTCCGATCAGGCCAAGCTTTACGAACTGATCTGGCTGCGCACCATCGCAAGCCAAATGGAATCCGCCGAACTGGAGCGGACCACGGTCGACATCACGGCCAAGGCCGGCGCCCGCACACTGGAACTGCGCGCCACCGGACAGGTGGTGAAGTTCGACGGCTTCCTGGCGCTGTATCAGGAAGGCATCGACGACGCCGGTGACGACGACGACAGCCGCCGCCTGCCCGCCATGAGCGAGGGCGAAGCGCTGAAGCGCGAGGCGCTGGCGGTGAACCAGCATTTCACCGAGCCGCCGCCGCGCTTCTCGGAAGCGTCGCTGGTCAAGCGCATGGAAGAGCTCGGCATCGGCCGTCCCTCGACCTACGCCTCGATCATCCAGGTGCTGAAGGACCGCGGTTACGTCAAGCTGGAGAAGAAGCGGCTGTACGGCGAGGACAAGGGCCGCGTCGTCATCGCCTTCCTGGAGAATTTCTTCGCCCGTTATGTCGAGTTCGACTTCACGGCCAATCTCGAAGAACAGCTCGACCGTGTCTCCAACAACGAGATCTCCTGGCAGGAGGTGCTGAAGGATTTCTGGCGCGACTTCATCGCGGCTGTCGACGGCATCAAGGACGTGCGCGTCTCCGAAGTGCTCGACGTGCTCGACGAGATGCTGGGCCCGCACATTTATGCACCGCGTGAAGACGGTGGCGATCCACGCCAGTGCCCGACCTGCGGCACCGGCAAGCTCAATCTCAAGGCCGGCAAGTTCGGCGCCTTCGTCGGCTGCTCGAATTATCCGGAATGCCGTTACACCCGCCCCCTTGCCTCCAGCGGCGAAGGTGGCGGCGACCGCGTGCTGGGCCAGGATCCCGAGACCGGGTTCGACGTCGCGGTGAAGTCCGGCCGGTTCGGGCCCTACATCCAGCTCGGCGAGCCGAAGAACTATGGCGAGGACGAGAAGCCGAAACGCGCCGGCATTCCCAAGGGCATGTCGCCCGGCGATGTCGAGTTCGAACTGGCGCTGAAGCTGCTGTCGCTGCCGCGTGAAGTCGGCCTGCATCCGGAAGACGGCGAGCCGATCAAGGCCGGCATCGGCCGGTTCGGCCCCTACGTGCAGCACATCAAGACCTACGCCAGCCTGGAGGCCGGCGACGAGGTCTACACCATCGGCCTCAATCGTGCCGTGGCGCTGATCGCCGACAAGATCGCCAAGGGCCCGAGCAAGCGCCGGTTCGGCGCCGATCCGGGCAAGCCGATCGGCGAGCATCCGGAGCACGGCACCGTGGCGGTCAAGAGCGGGCGCTACGGCGCCTATGTGACCGCCAACGGCATCAATGCAACGATCCCCAGCGACAAGACGCCGGAGACGATCACGATCGGCGAGGCCATTGCGCTGATCGACGAACGCGCGGCCAAGGGCGGCGGCGGCAAGGCCAAACGCGCCGCGCCGAAGAAGGCCGCGAAGCCGAAAAAGGCCGCGGCCAAGGCTGCGGCAACGGACGCTTCCACGGAGCCGAAGAAGCCGGCCGCCAAACCGGCAGCGAAGGCGAAGGCCGCCACCAAAGCGACCAAACCGCGGGAAGCCGCGGCACCCAAGGCCGTCAAGGCGGCCCCCAAACCTGTCGCAAAGAAAGCCGCCGGCAAGGCCCGCGGCTAG
- the rnr gene encoding ribonuclease R produces the protein MKKPHDAADAFPSRDSIVAFIRAQPGKVGTREIAREFGLKNAARVELKRILRDLRETGVIAKKGKALHDNATLPPTIVADVTGKDADGELIASPAEWDEADGEPPKIRLYLPRHPQPGTAVGVGDRALLRIDKLEDDDDAAYRGRVIKVLDQARHRVLGIYRANPPTSRQGGGRLIPVDKKQAGRELAIAEADRGGAQDGDLVSVDLLRGRGYGLPAGRVKERLGSLKTEKAVSLIAIHAHEIPQEFPADVLREADSAETATLEGREDWRDVPLVTIDPPDAKDHDDAVHAEPDSDPNNRGGFIVNVAIADVAFYVRPGSALDREALKRGNSVYFPDRVVPMLPERISNDLCSLRPSEPRGALAVRMVIAPDGRKKSHTFHRVLMRSAAKLSYAQAQAAIDGRPDDITGPLLTPILEPLYAAYACVKRARDERDPLDLDLPERKILLKADGTVDRVVTPERLDAHRLIEEFMILANVAAAETLEKKALPLIYRVHDEPTTEKVHNLQEFLKTLDMNFAKSGALRPAMFNRVLAQVKGHDAEPLVNEVVLRSQSQAEYASENYGHFGLNLRRYAHFTSPIRRYADLVVHRGLIRALGLGAGALPETETVETLSEIAAGISLTERRAMKAERETADRLIAHFLADRVGATFEGRISGVTRAGLFVKLTGTGADGLIPIRTLGSEYYNYDETRHALIGSRSGAMHRLGDVVEVRLVEAAPVAGALRFELLSEGTILTRGRRSDRGHKADPASGVFRKDGPHKEAPYKDSGKRKGGKGKPGRHPSRKGKPKKGKKG, from the coding sequence TTGAAGAAACCACATGACGCAGCCGATGCCTTCCCGAGCCGGGACAGCATCGTTGCGTTTATTCGCGCACAACCCGGCAAGGTCGGGACCCGCGAAATCGCCCGCGAATTCGGGCTCAAGAATGCCGCCCGCGTTGAATTGAAACGCATTTTGCGCGACTTGCGCGAAACCGGCGTCATCGCCAAAAAGGGCAAGGCGCTCCACGACAACGCAACGCTGCCGCCGACCATCGTCGCCGATGTCACCGGCAAGGATGCGGATGGCGAATTGATCGCCTCCCCCGCCGAATGGGACGAGGCGGACGGCGAACCACCGAAAATCCGGCTCTATCTGCCGCGCCACCCGCAACCCGGCACCGCCGTCGGTGTCGGCGATCGGGCGTTGCTGCGCATCGACAAGCTCGAGGATGACGATGATGCCGCCTATCGCGGCCGCGTCATCAAGGTGCTGGATCAGGCGAGACATCGCGTGCTCGGCATCTACCGCGCCAACCCACCGACAAGCCGACAAGGCGGAGGGCGCCTCATCCCCGTCGACAAGAAACAGGCAGGACGCGAACTCGCGATCGCGGAAGCCGATCGCGGCGGCGCGCAGGACGGCGATCTCGTCAGTGTCGACCTGTTGCGCGGGCGCGGCTACGGCCTGCCCGCGGGCCGGGTCAAGGAACGGCTGGGATCACTGAAGACCGAAAAGGCGGTCAGCCTGATCGCGATCCATGCGCACGAGATTCCGCAGGAGTTTCCGGCAGACGTGTTGCGCGAGGCTGACAGCGCCGAGACGGCAACGCTGGAGGGCCGCGAAGATTGGCGCGATGTGCCCCTCGTCACCATCGATCCGCCGGACGCCAAGGACCATGACGACGCCGTGCATGCGGAGCCGGACAGCGATCCCAACAACCGCGGCGGCTTCATCGTCAATGTCGCCATCGCCGACGTCGCATTTTATGTGCGGCCAGGCTCGGCGCTCGATCGCGAGGCGCTCAAGCGCGGCAACTCGGTGTACTTCCCCGATCGGGTGGTGCCGATGCTGCCCGAGCGCATCTCCAACGATCTGTGTTCGCTGCGGCCGTCCGAACCGCGCGGCGCACTCGCTGTGCGGATGGTGATCGCGCCCGACGGGCGCAAGAAATCGCACACCTTCCACCGCGTGCTGATGCGCTCGGCGGCGAAGCTGAGTTATGCCCAGGCACAAGCCGCGATCGACGGCCGGCCCGACGATATCACCGGCCCGCTGCTGACACCGATCCTCGAGCCGCTGTACGCGGCCTATGCCTGCGTCAAGCGCGCGCGTGACGAGCGCGATCCGCTCGATCTCGATTTGCCGGAACGCAAGATCCTGCTGAAGGCGGATGGTACCGTCGATCGCGTGGTGACGCCGGAGCGCCTCGACGCGCATCGGCTGATCGAGGAATTCATGATCCTCGCCAACGTGGCGGCGGCGGAGACGCTGGAGAAAAAAGCGCTGCCGCTGATCTACCGCGTGCATGACGAGCCGACCACCGAGAAGGTGCACAACCTTCAGGAGTTTTTGAAAACGCTGGACATGAACTTCGCCAAGTCCGGCGCGTTGCGTCCCGCGATGTTCAACCGCGTGCTGGCACAAGTGAAGGGACATGACGCGGAGCCGCTGGTGAACGAGGTTGTGCTGCGCTCGCAATCGCAGGCCGAATATGCATCGGAAAACTACGGCCACTTCGGATTGAACCTGCGGCGCTACGCCCACTTCACCTCGCCGATCCGCCGCTACGCCGATCTCGTGGTGCATCGTGGCCTGATCCGCGCGCTGGGGCTTGGCGCCGGCGCCCTGCCGGAAACCGAAACGGTGGAGACCTTGAGTGAAATTGCCGCAGGCATTTCGCTCACCGAACGCCGCGCCATGAAGGCGGAACGAGAGACCGCCGACCGGCTGATTGCGCATTTCCTGGCCGATCGCGTCGGCGCAACCTTCGAGGGGCGGATTTCCGGGGTTACGCGCGCCGGATTGTTTGTAAAATTGACTGGCACCGGTGCCGACGGTCTCATTCCGATCCGCACGCTGGGCAGCGAGTATTATAATTATGACGAAACGCGCCACGCCCTGATCGGCTCGCGCAGCGGAGCCATGCACCGTCTGGGTGACGTGGTTGAAGTTCGTCTGGTAGAAGCTGCCCCAGTCGCCGGCGCGTTGCGCTTTGAACTGTTGTCCGAAGGCACTATATTAACACGGGGCCGACGATCGGATCGCGGCCACAAAGCCGATCCCGCAAGCGGCGTGTTTCGCAAGGATGGTCCTCACAAGGAAGCTCCTTACAAGGACTCGGGCAAGCGCAAGGGCGGCAAGGGCAAACCCGGCCGACATCCATCGCGCAAGGGCAAGCCGAAGAAAGGCAAGAAGGGATAA
- a CDS encoding DUF983 domain-containing protein codes for MAQDALTQDAVATSEPKAWTANDSVQPKRDVWQAMRRGFRGRCPRCGEGKIFRAFLKVADNCSVCGQDFSHHRADDLPAYLVIVIVGHIIVPLALWIETDYAPPVGLQLAVYLPLTLVASLALLQPVKGAVVALQWAFRMHGFEGEADGNSGAGGAAPT; via the coding sequence ATGGCTCAGGATGCATTGACTCAAGATGCAGTGGCGACTTCGGAGCCGAAGGCCTGGACAGCGAACGACTCCGTGCAGCCGAAGCGCGATGTGTGGCAGGCGATGCGGCGCGGCTTTCGCGGCCGCTGCCCGCGCTGCGGCGAAGGCAAGATCTTTCGTGCCTTCCTGAAGGTCGCTGACAACTGCTCGGTGTGCGGCCAGGACTTCAGCCACCACCGCGCCGACGATCTGCCCGCCTATCTCGTCATTGTCATTGTCGGTCACATCATCGTGCCGCTGGCGCTGTGGATCGAGACCGACTATGCGCCACCGGTCGGCCTGCAACTCGCGGTTTATCTGCCATTGACGCTTGTGGCGTCGCTTGCTCTGCTGCAACCTGTCAAAGGCGCGGTTGTCGCACTGCAATGGGCGTTCCGGATGCATGGCTTCGAGGGCGAGGCCGACGGAAATTCCGGCGCGGGTGGTGCGGCGCCGACATAA
- a CDS encoding NUDIX hydrolase yields the protein MNAPTSFFKGEKEDDSHPYFRPKDAATLILIDRSGPKPKVLVGRRHDKVVFMPGKYVFPGGRVDKSDNRIPVAAPIPAELEASLMRGSPKIAPSRARALAVAAIREACEETGLCLGRKSDAARSAKLDGAWKPFAEEGLLPDPSSLFLIARAITPPGRVRRFDTRFFSAEASAITHRVPNVIHADAELVELVWVEIGSEPLAAAHNMTKAVLHQLDKRLATGPLRHDAPIPFFHWYGGAMQMDTLAPDA from the coding sequence ATGAACGCACCAACATCTTTCTTCAAGGGTGAAAAAGAAGACGACAGTCATCCCTACTTCCGGCCGAAGGATGCAGCGACGCTGATCCTGATCGATCGCAGCGGACCAAAGCCGAAGGTGCTGGTCGGCCGGCGTCACGACAAGGTCGTGTTCATGCCAGGCAAGTATGTGTTTCCCGGCGGGCGTGTCGACAAATCCGACAACCGCATTCCGGTCGCTGCACCGATTCCGGCCGAACTCGAAGCCAGCCTGATGCGCGGCAGCCCGAAGATCGCGCCCTCACGCGCACGGGCCCTGGCGGTGGCGGCCATTCGTGAGGCCTGCGAAGAGACCGGGCTCTGCCTCGGACGCAAGAGCGACGCCGCCAGGTCCGCGAAACTCGACGGCGCCTGGAAGCCCTTTGCCGAGGAAGGTCTACTTCCCGATCCGTCCAGCCTGTTTCTGATTGCACGCGCCATCACCCCGCCCGGACGCGTGCGGCGTTTCGATACGCGCTTCTTCTCGGCTGAGGCGTCCGCTATCACCCATCGCGTTCCCAACGTCATCCACGCCGACGCCGAACTGGTCGAACTGGTGTGGGTGGAAATCGGATCGGAGCCGCTGGCGGCCGCGCACAACATGACCAAGGCGGTGCTGCACCAGCTCGACAAGCGGCTGGCCACTGGCCCCCTGCGCCACGACGCGCCGATCCCGTTCTTTCACTGGTACGGTGGCGCGATGCAGATGGATACCCTTGCGCCGGACGCCTGA
- a CDS encoding LLM class flavin-dependent oxidoreductase, with protein MAEKKQLRLGAFMRPISLHTGAWRYPGAFPDANFNLTHLKRFIQTLERGKFDAFFMADHLAVLNMPINALKRSHTVTSFEPFTLLSALSGATERIGLVATASTTFDEPYHIARRFASLDHISGGRAGWNIVTTSNPDAALNFGLDDHMEHDERYARAREFYDVVTGLWDSFADDAFVRDVESGLFVDPAKMHTLNHKGKYLSVRGPLNIARPIQGWPVIVQAGASEAGRQLAAETAEVIFGASANLAAGQAFYADVKGRLDKLGRHRDHLKILPGAFVLVADSDEQAREKLAVLDSKVHYESGVASLSIAIGHDASGFDPDGPLPEIAETNASQTSRARVVEAAKRDNLTVRQLARRLGGYSGLKFMGTPKTIADQMEEWLVTEGSDGFNIMFPYLPEGLDDFVGKVVPELQRRGIFRRDYEGTTLREHLGLPRPKNQFFR; from the coding sequence ATGGCCGAAAAAAAGCAGCTGCGCCTTGGCGCGTTCATGCGTCCGATCAGCCTTCATACCGGGGCGTGGCGTTACCCCGGCGCGTTTCCCGACGCGAATTTCAACCTGACGCATCTCAAACGTTTCATCCAGACGCTGGAACGTGGAAAATTTGATGCGTTCTTCATGGCCGACCACCTGGCCGTGCTGAACATGCCGATCAATGCGCTCAAGCGTAGCCACACCGTGACGTCATTCGAACCCTTCACCCTGCTCTCGGCGCTGTCCGGCGCCACCGAGCGGATCGGCCTGGTCGCCACCGCCTCTACGACTTTCGACGAGCCCTATCACATCGCCCGCCGGTTCGCCTCGCTGGACCATATCAGCGGCGGTCGCGCCGGCTGGAATATCGTCACCACCTCGAACCCGGACGCGGCGCTGAATTTCGGCCTCGACGACCATATGGAGCATGACGAGCGTTATGCCCGCGCGCGGGAATTCTATGACGTCGTCACTGGGCTCTGGGATTCCTTCGCCGACGACGCTTTCGTGCGCGATGTCGAGAGCGGGCTGTTTGTCGATCCCGCAAAGATGCACACTCTCAATCACAAGGGCAAATATCTTTCGGTGCGTGGCCCGCTGAACATCGCCCGCCCGATACAGGGCTGGCCGGTGATCGTGCAGGCCGGCGCGTCGGAAGCCGGCCGGCAGCTTGCGGCCGAGACCGCCGAGGTGATCTTCGGCGCCTCGGCCAATCTCGCCGCCGGCCAAGCCTTCTACGCCGACGTCAAGGGACGCCTCGATAAGCTCGGACGCCACCGCGACCACCTCAAGATCTTGCCCGGCGCGTTCGTGCTGGTTGCCGACAGCGACGAGCAGGCGCGCGAAAAACTCGCAGTGCTCGACAGCAAGGTGCATTATGAGAGCGGCGTCGCATCGCTCTCGATCGCGATCGGACATGATGCCTCCGGCTTCGATCCCGACGGCCCGCTGCCGGAGATTGCCGAAACCAACGCCAGCCAGACCAGCCGCGCCCGCGTGGTGGAAGCCGCCAAACGCGACAATCTCACGGTGCGCCAGCTCGCGCGCCGGCTCGGCGGTTATTCCGGACTGAAGTTCATGGGCACGCCGAAAACCATCGCCGACCAGATGGAGGAATGGCTGGTTACTGAAGGCAGCGACGGCTTCAACATCATGTTCCCGTATCTGCCCGAGGGCCTCGACGACTTCGTCGGCAAGGTGGTGCCGGAGCTGCAGCGGCGCGGCATCTTCCGTCGCGACTATGAAGGCACCACATTGCGCGAGCACCTGGGACTGCCGCGGCCGAAGAACCAATTTTTTCGCTGA
- a CDS encoding DUF2867 domain-containing protein translates to MLAKSVSPDPQCFDALQGADFADAFRLQTTEPGLDAMTAAERVMNGIPSWITALITVRNALVAPFGLKSGHEPLPRGGRRIGLFPLVSEAPGQVVLGMDDKHLDFRLVISAPGTGAITGTTLVRTHNLPGRIYLQLVLPFHRLIVPRMMRQILLPRG, encoded by the coding sequence ATGCTGGCGAAATCCGTTTCACCTGATCCGCAATGCTTCGACGCATTGCAGGGCGCCGACTTCGCCGATGCCTTTCGCCTGCAGACCACCGAGCCCGGCCTCGATGCGATGACTGCGGCCGAGCGCGTCATGAATGGCATTCCCAGCTGGATCACGGCACTGATCACCGTCCGTAATGCCCTGGTGGCTCCGTTCGGCCTGAAGAGCGGCCATGAGCCCCTGCCGCGCGGCGGCCGCCGCATCGGCCTGTTTCCCCTTGTGAGCGAGGCACCGGGACAGGTGGTGCTGGGAATGGACGACAAGCATCTGGATTTCCGGCTGGTGATATCCGCGCCCGGCACCGGCGCCATCACGGGGACCACCCTGGTGCGGACCCACAATCTGCCCGGCCGAATCTACCTGCAGCTGGTGCTGCCGTTCCACCGGCTGATCGTGCCCCGGATGATGCGCCAGATCCTTCTTCCCCGGGGTTAA
- the rpmG gene encoding 50S ribosomal protein L33, with the protein MAKAVTIKVKLVSSADTGFYYVAKKNSRTMTDKLVKKKYDPVAKKHVEFKEAKIK; encoded by the coding sequence ATGGCCAAAGCGGTCACCATCAAGGTCAAGCTGGTTTCCAGCGCCGACACCGGCTTCTACTACGTGGCCAAGAAGAACTCGCGCACGATGACCGACAAGCTCGTCAAGAAGAAGTACGATCCGGTCGCCAAGAAGCACGTCGAGTTCAAGGAAGCCAAGATCAAGTAA
- a CDS encoding dienelactone hydrolase family protein: MYQMLCVLVATLVYGTATAHCQSAQAGVTEVTFQSSTYGDFRQLLAREPATTTVTIHASLGFPDQKKDRYPVVIVVHTISGYRDANEGYVAAELRKSGFATLTYDSFAARGSSGAEMSASPAYLIAGTADAYAALRRLASDPRIDADRIAIMGFSFGGEIAHMTAFASLRSALDPGPLRFAAHVAFYPAGSFGVIADHGAYTGSPVLMLLGEKDDNLPLAKIGSYLAYARAAGHPAPIETVTYPGAYHAWTVSSLGPLRFYPQYVSTKKCPLILLGPNRPLFLSGDQTKPFDPNSIGVCMAEAPGYSMVFDAAVRDQSITDAVRFLQRSLRP, translated from the coding sequence ATGTACCAGATGCTCTGCGTCCTGGTGGCGACGCTCGTCTATGGAACGGCGACAGCGCATTGCCAAAGCGCTCAAGCCGGGGTGACCGAGGTCACGTTTCAATCGTCCACGTACGGCGACTTTCGTCAGCTTTTGGCGCGGGAGCCCGCAACCACAACGGTGACGATTCACGCGTCGCTGGGCTTTCCGGACCAGAAAAAGGATCGCTATCCTGTTGTTATTGTCGTTCACACGATCAGCGGCTATCGCGATGCCAATGAAGGTTATGTCGCCGCCGAGCTGCGCAAATCAGGCTTTGCGACTCTGACCTATGACAGCTTCGCCGCCCGCGGAAGCTCGGGGGCGGAGATGTCGGCGTCCCCGGCCTATTTGATCGCCGGCACGGCGGATGCCTACGCCGCGTTGCGGCGGCTGGCGAGCGATCCCAGGATCGACGCCGATCGCATCGCCATCATGGGGTTCTCGTTTGGCGGAGAGATCGCTCATATGACAGCCTTCGCGTCGCTGCGATCGGCGCTCGATCCCGGTCCGCTGCGATTTGCCGCCCATGTCGCCTTCTATCCCGCCGGCAGCTTTGGTGTGATTGCCGACCACGGTGCCTACACCGGATCGCCCGTGCTGATGCTGCTCGGCGAAAAGGACGACAATCTGCCTCTGGCGAAGATCGGAAGTTATCTGGCCTACGCGCGGGCCGCGGGCCATCCGGCGCCGATCGAAACCGTGACCTATCCGGGTGCTTACCATGCGTGGACGGTTTCCAGCCTGGGGCCTTTGCGCTTCTACCCGCAGTACGTCAGCACGAAAAAATGTCCGCTCATTCTGCTGGGGCCGAACCGGCCGCTGTTCCTCAGCGGCGATCAGACCAAGCCGTTCGACCCGAATTCCATCGGTGTCTGCATGGCTGAAGCTCCCGGATATTCGATGGTGTTCGATGCGGCGGTCCGCGACCAGTCGATCACTGACGCGGTGCGGTTTCTGCAACGAAGCCTGCGACCGTAG
- a CDS encoding alpha/beta hydrolase, translating into MYKLLLGLLGLLTAAALAPVVIIVFSAPIAPPAMASVATSRPIITDLPAPRHFQARDGASLQYYAYPAGTDKVAVLIHGSAFPATSMHALAQALHAAGITAYVPDIRGHGGSGRRGDIDYIGQIDDDLADFVAQLGPARSGEIRTLVGFSAGAGFTVRFAGGPYGLLFDRYVCLAPILPGAPTLRPSAGGWTSISLPRVMTIASLDRLGIHWFDGYPVLSYAVSPEMSSSVTASYSYRLSLNFGAGRQYESYLRHIRRSAVVLVGEADEQVIADQFAPLMRRLGLNIPVTVVPRMKHADMIRAPEALQVVASVIAPRTE; encoded by the coding sequence ATGTACAAGCTGCTGTTGGGACTGCTGGGCCTGCTCACTGCGGCCGCACTCGCTCCCGTGGTCATCATCGTGTTCAGCGCACCGATAGCTCCGCCGGCCATGGCCTCCGTGGCGACCAGCCGGCCAATCATCACGGACCTTCCGGCACCCCGACACTTTCAGGCGCGGGACGGCGCCAGCCTGCAATACTATGCCTATCCCGCCGGCACGGACAAAGTCGCCGTTCTGATCCACGGCTCGGCGTTTCCCGCCACCAGCATGCATGCCCTCGCGCAAGCGCTGCACGCCGCGGGCATCACGGCTTATGTGCCGGATATTCGAGGCCACGGCGGTTCGGGCCGGCGCGGCGACATCGATTACATCGGACAGATCGATGACGATCTCGCTGATTTCGTCGCCCAGCTTGGGCCGGCCAGGAGCGGCGAGATCCGCACACTCGTCGGATTCTCCGCCGGTGCCGGATTCACCGTTCGTTTTGCCGGCGGTCCCTATGGCCTGCTGTTCGACCGCTATGTGTGTCTTGCTCCGATCCTGCCGGGAGCGCCGACCTTGCGCCCGAGTGCCGGCGGCTGGACCAGCATCTCCCTCCCGCGCGTCATGACGATCGCGTCGCTCGATCGCCTGGGCATTCACTGGTTCGACGGATATCCCGTCCTCAGCTACGCGGTGTCTCCGGAGATGTCGTCATCGGTGACGGCCAGCTACTCTTACCGGCTGTCGCTGAATTTCGGCGCCGGGCGCCAGTACGAAAGCTATCTCAGACATATTCGCCGGTCGGCTGTGGTGCTTGTGGGAGAGGCCGACGAGCAGGTGATCGCGGATCAGTTCGCGCCCCTGATGCGGCGCCTTGGGCTGAACATTCCAGTCACGGTGGTGCCGCGCATGAAACACGCCGACATGATCAGGGCGCCCGAAGCGTTGCAGGTGGTCGCCAGTGTGATCGCGCCACGGACGGAGTGA